TTTTTCAGGCGTTGTTAAATCGGATTCTTTTAAGATTTCAGGCAGTTTGACATTTTTTTCTTCCGCCACCGGAATTACAGTTGCCTTCTTTGTTGAGGACGTATCAATATTTTTAGAATGCTTAATACAAACAACTATTCTATAGGGTTTGGAAAGTATTGAAGTTTTAATAATCTTAGGCATCTGCTGGAGATTAATTTTTACTAACGCAGACCCTCCTTTCATATCGTAAGAAATGTCTTTAACAATGCCGTTGTTCACGACTAAAACATCGCGATGCACTTTTCCTTCCAGTATCTTTATAGCCACACGTCTGGAAGTTTTTGAAACAGTATATGATAGCGGTTTTTCAAGCTGTATAAGCACCCGCGTACTCTCGAGTTTTGTAAAATATTTCACAGCTGAAATATTTACGCGATGTTTTATACTCAACAGCAAAGACGAGGGATTCCATACGGTATCGGCTTCTACAATTTCCGTAAATTCTTTTGATTTAAGAATTTCCGGCGGAATATACATCTCATTTCCTATAAGTCTTGACGGAAGAGACATTTTCTTTAATTTATTCCCGAAAGCAACTCCGAAATCATCTGCTTTAATATGTATTTTTTTGTTGTTTAAATGCATTGTCAGCTGCGAACTTACCGGTTTCCATTCAAGCGACGCATTATATATTTTGGCAATTTCTCTTACAGAAAAATAGTTCGTCCGCTCGGATATTTTATAAATTCTTACACCCGGTAAAGGTTTTCCGTCAATAATTACGTTAATAGCTTTTGACAAAACAACGGGAGCTTTTTTTTCCGCATGCGAATAAACGGTAAAAAACAGCATAAACAGTGAAAGGAGTAAAACAGATAGCTTTCTCATACAAAAAAGGATTTAACAGCTTCAAGAGGGTTTTCAGCTGCAAAAATGTAACTGCCGCTGACTAATGCGTCTGCACCGGCGTCAATACAGATTGAAGCGGTACGGGAATTTATTCCGCCATCAACTTCTATAAGACAGTCATAATTGTTTTCATCAATAACTTTTCTTAAAACTTTGATTTTCGCAACCATATTATCCATAAAAGACTGTCCGCCAAATCCCGGCTCGACTGTCATAATCAAAACTAAATTAAGATAAGGAAGCAAAGCTTCTATTTCAGAAACTGAGGTTTTAGGTTTTATTGATATTCCAGCTTTAATACCCGATGATCTTATGTCTTCTACAAGTTTCTTTTTCTCGGCTGAAATTTCGCTGTGAAAAGTTATTAAATCCGCTCCGGCTTCTTTAAACTTTCGCCAATATTTTTCCGGATTCGTTATCATAAGATGTATATCAAAAAATAACTCAGTCTCCTTTCTCAAAGATTTTACGACCACTGGACCTACAGTGATATTGGGCACAAAATGTCCGTCCATCACATCAATGTGAACCCATTCCGCTCCGGACTTTTCTATCATTTTTAAATCATGCTTTAAAGCTGCAAAATCCGCAGACAAAATTGACGGAATAATAATAATTTTTTTCATTTTTTTATTCCAAACAGTAGTATTTACCGCTATATTAACGGATGAGTAATCCTATGCACTCAACCATAGACTGACACTTTCCAAATCCGTCACATCAGTATCAGCTTCAGGCAACTGTCTTAAAACGATATTTGTTCTAATACCAGAAAATTTTTCGCCCGCTATGTTCAGAGCTATACCACAATGCGCCGCCCATATTCCCGCTTCTTCAAGATTTTTATTTACAAAGTCCGGCATAAGAACAACTCCTTCGGGTGGAGGACCGTCCGAAACAATAATATTTACAACAGAATCTTTATCCACCGAAGATCCCGCCGCAATGTCCTGCGAAAGAACTGTTCCCTTGCCCATTTTAAGAGAATACTTTTTTGAGACCTCGCCCATGACTAAAGTTGAATATCTTAAAGAAATATCCGCCGAACGGACAGTCTGCCCGACAAGATTTGGGACATAAATCATTTCCCCACCCTGACTTATTGTCACTCTAACCAATTTTCCTTCCCTGACACTCATTCCAGCAGAAGGGTTTTGGCGCAAAATTACTCCGGCAGGTACATTTTGATTTAATTCTTCACCATCTTTTTTAAGTCCGAATCCCGCATTTGAGAGTTCTTCCACTGCATTATAAATACTTTTTCCGACCACATTCGGCAACACAACCTCTTTTTTATTATGAACTAAAGCACCCATAATAATGTTAAAAGCAAAATAAAAAACTATCCCTATAATTATCAATATAATAAATAATTTAAAAAGCCTTTCCAACAAAATTCCAGCCCATATCAAGTTTTAATAAACAGATTGCCACAACTTTCATGATACTATTTAATTATTCCAAAACATCAGCTTCTGATATTCATGGGAATGGGCAATCGCACCGCGCTAATTTATACTCAAATGCTTTAACCGCAAAACGGCACGTATTGCCGGGGTGCACCGAAACTTACTTTTAGCATATATCTTCTAAAAAATAAATGCAACCGCATATTTCAGATATGCCCTGAAATGATGATGAAAAACAAACACTATCTCGGAGATTTTTAGGAACTATATTTGCCGCTCAGGCGAATGGCAAAAGCAAATTTCCATCATTATTTTATCAGGAGCAGCATACATAAACACGATGTATTAGTCAAAATCCGAAGTTATTTTTTAATCCACGACATTTTAGAACGCAGTCTTGCTCCAACTTTTTCAACCGTCCTCTCGCTTACATCTTTTCTCTCTTTTTTGAAGAACGGTCTGCCTGTTCTGTTCTCTTCAAGCCAGTTATTTGCAAATTTGCCAGATTGAATATCAGCTAAAACTTTTTTCATTGCTTCTCTGGTGGAATCGGTTATTATTCTTTTTCCGCTTACATATTCGCCGTATTCAGCGGTATCGGAAACTGAATAATTCATCTTGCCAAATCCGCCCTCAAATATTAAATCAACAATAAGTTTTACTTCATGCAAACATTCAAAATACGCTATTTCAGGCTGATAGCCTGCAGCTACAAGCGTTTCAAATCCGGAGTTTATCAATTCTACAAGTCCTCCGCAAAGAACAACCTGCTCGCCAAACAAATCGGTTTCGGTTTCTTCGGCAAAAGTCGTTTCCAGAACTCCGCCTCTCGTACCACCGATACCTTTTGCATAAGCAAGAGCAAAATCTTTTGCTTTACCACTCGCATTCTGCTCTACAGCTATTAAACACGGAACGCCTTTACCCTCTTCATATTGTCTTCTAACCAAATGTCCGGGACCTTTAGGCGCAATCATAATAACGTCTAAATCCGGCGTAGGAATAATTTGTTTAAAGCGTATATTAAAACCGTGCGCGAAACTTAAAATTACGTCTTTTTTAATATTAGGTTTTATATCTTCTTCCCAAACTTTTTTCTGAACTTCATCCGGCAAAAGAATATGAACCCAGTCCACCTGCTTGACCGCTTCGGCAACGCTCACCGGCTTCCAACCGTCTTCAATAGCTTTTTTATAGTTATCTCCACCGGGCCTTTGTGCGACAATAACGTTCAGACCGGAATCTTTAAGATTTAAAGCATGCGCATGCCCCTGGCTTCCATAACCCAAAACTGCAATAGTTTTCTCTTTCAAAAGACTTAAATCCGCATCATTCTCATAATACATTCTTGCTTCTTTCATTTTATTTCTCCTTTTTCATCATCTTATCAGCGTTACCCGCGACCTAAAGCAACAATACCGGTTTTGCACGTTTCTTTTATTCCGTAAGGCATAACCATTTTTATAAAAGCTCTGATTTTATCTCCGTCACCCGTTATTTCGACTATAATTGAATCCTGAGACACATCTATAATTCTTGATCTAAAAATTTCAATCAGCTGAAGAACTTCATTGCGGGTGGATTTTTTTATGTTTATCTTTATAAGGGCAAGTCCTCTTTCAACATATTCAACATTATTAAAATCATTGACTTTTATAACATCCACCAGTTTATTTAACTGCTTTGTAACCTGCTCAAGAATAGAATAGTCTCCTTTTACGACAATAGTCATTCTTGAAATTGCAGGATCTTCAGTTTCACTTACATTAAGCGAATCTATATTAAATCCGCGTGCCGCAAAAAGAGTAGATATTCTTGCAAGAACACCAAATTTATTTTCTACTAAAACTGAAACCGTATGGCGCACATTGTCTCCTTGCAGTAAATTAACACATACATATATATTTACTTTATTTTATTTTGCGTTTTTTAACCAACAACCTTATCTATAACTACCTTTAAATTCTATTTTTTCTCTTCTCTTAATTCACGAAGTACCCCTATAGTATCTTATAGGCAGATTTGGTAAAACATTTGTAAACTCTTTAATGCAAGCCCTTGCCATAGTTTTCAATATGATGAAGCAGCAATAAAGCCTTATATTTTTATTTATCTCTTGGCAACACCTTAATTCTTTTCTTACTTTCAGCATTTAGACACGATAAAACAGTGCAAAGGTATTAAAAAATAAATACTTGCTGCTTGGAAATTGACATACATCTCCACTCTTTATTCCTCAAATTTCAGATCATACGCTCATTCGTGTAATAACATCGTCAAGAGACGCGCCAGCAGGTACCATAGGGAAAATATTTTCTTCCATCTCAACACATACATCAAGAACGACTGAGCTTTTTGTTTCAAGCATCTTTTTTAAAGCGGAGTCAACATCCTTTTTATCTGTCACGCGTATTCCTAAAACACCGTAACTTTGTGCCCACTTTACAAAATCAGGGACATAAACGGGACAAGTATCCCTGTTTGGCGTATTGCACAACTGCGGACATTCCTTGCGTCTTGCAAGACAACTGTGCGAATATCTTTTACCATAAAACATTTCCTGCCATTGGCGCACATTTCCGAGATATTGATTATTTAATATAACAACCTTAACATTTACATCATTTAACACAGATACTGCCATTTCCTGCATATTCATCTGGAAAGAACCGTCCCCAGCTATAACTATAACTTCTTTATCCGGATTTCCAATTTTTGCTCCGATAGCAGCAGGATACCCAAAACCCATTGTTCCAAGTCCGCCGGAACTCAAAAATAAACGCGGATATTTCGCTTTATAATACTGCGCCGACCACATCTGGTGCTGTCCGACTTCCGTCGTAACAATTGCTTCGCCTTTTGTAAATTCCGAAATTTTTTCAATTACATATTGCGGATGAAGCTTATCATCATCTCTGTCATAAGAAAGCGGATGTTCCGCTTTCCATGCATCAACTGTTTTAATCCAGCCTTTTCTTTCTTTCTTATCTATCAACGTCAACATTTCCTTCAATACTGCCTTTGCATCGCCGACAACGGGAATATCAACGTCAACAACTTTAGATATAGCTGTAGGATCTATATCAACGTGAATTATTTTTGCTTTTTTTGCAAAATCGCAGACCTTGCCAGTACATCTATCATCAAATCTTGCGCCAACAGCTATAATGACGTCCGCCGCCTGTATCGCTCTGTTTGCACAAAAAGTCCCGTGCATTCCGAGCATGCCCAAACTTAAATTCGTGTCATGAGGATATGCGCCTATGGCAAGCAATGTATTTGTGACGGGAATATCGGCTTTTTTTGATATTTTCAAGATTTCATCTTCCGCCTCAGAAATGATAACGCCGGTTCCTATATAAAGCACGGGTTTTTCACTTTTATTTATAATGTTAACAGCTTTTTTAATCTGCCCCGGATGACCATTATAGTTAGGTTTATACGAACGTATTTCAACTCTTTCGGGGTAAACAAATTCACATAGTCCGCGCTGCACATCAATCGGAATGTCAACCAAAACAGGTCCGGGTCTGCCGCTAGTTGCAATATAAAACGCTTCTTTTATGGTATTTGCCAAATATTTTACGTCCTTAACCAAAAAATTATGTTTTGTTACAGGCCTTGTGATGCCGATGGTATCCGCTTCCTGAAAAGCATCTTGTCCGATCACGCTTGTTGCAACCTGACCTGTAAATGCAACCAAAGGAACAGAATCTGTATATGCAGTACCAAGACCCGTAACTATATTTGTAGCTCCAGGACCTGATGTAACTAAACATACGCCGGGCTTACCTGTAGAACGAGCATAACCGTCAGCCATATGCGAAGCACCCTGCTCATGCCTTGTTAAAATAAAGTTTAAACCCGATCCGTGAATTGCGTCAAACATAGGCAAAGCCTGTCCGCCGGGAAGTCCAAAAATCACTTCAACTTTCTCTTTTAACAAGCTCTCTACTAAAATCTGCGAACCAGTTTTTTTTTCCATACTATAATCCTTATTTTTTACCTTATATAAATAAATTACACAAAAGAAATCATTTACTACGGGAACAACCCAGAGTTTATCTTTGTTTTTTCAAACGACAGATATTTTATTCTATTTCAATACAGCTCCGGTATCTGCTGATTGCACTAGCTTAGCATAACGTGCCATGTAACCGGTTTTGATTTTAGGTTCCGGCTTTATAACCTTGCCAATTCTTGCCTTTATTTCATCATCCGTCAATTCAACATTTAACGTTCTTTCGGGTATGTTGATATTTATCGTGTCGCCTTCATTAATCGCGACTATTGCCCCGTCTGCCGCTGCTTCAGGAGAAATGTGTCCTATGCAGGGTCCCCTTGTTCCGCCGGAAAAACGTCCATCGGTAAGAAGCGCAACTGAATCACTTAACCCCATACCGTGCAATGCGCTCGTAGGACTCAGCATCTCTCTCATTCCCGGACCGCCTGCGGGTCCCTCATATCTTATAACGACAATGTCGCCTGGAACAATTTTATTATCAAGTATTGCTTTCATAGCATTATCTTCAGAATTAAATACGCGCGCTCTGCCCGAAAAGACTTTCATTTTTTCGCTTACGGCAGCCTGTTTAACAACACATCCGCGCGGAGCAATATTTCCTCTCAAAATCGCGATGCCGCCTTCAGGTTTATAAGGATTTTTCGCTCTTATAACATATTCATCCAATATTTCAGCCGAATTTGCAATTTCAATTATGTCAAATCCTGATACTGTTTTAGAATGCGCCAAATTTTTCTGAATTGCAAAAAGCACCGCAGGTATTCCACCAGCATTATCTAAATCTTCCATGTAATGGTCCCCCGCCGGCTCCAAGCAGGCAATCTGCGGAGTTTTCTTAGAAATCTCGTCAAATAATTCTAAAGGCAGTTCTATTCCCGCTTCATTAGCTATAGCAGGAAGATGCAAAACTGTATTTGTAGAACCTCCTAAAGCCATATCCGCGACAATTGCATTTTTAAAAGCAGCAAGCGTCAAAATATCGCGCGGCTTTACATCTTTTTTTACAAGTTCAACAACTCTTATACCCGATTCATAAGCAATTCTCTTTTTCTTTGCGCTGACAGCAAGCGTCGTCGCACAGCCTCGCATAGACATTCCCATTGTCTCAGTTAAACACGCCATAGTGTTGGCGGTATACATCCCCTGACATGCGCCAGCTCCGGGACATGCTGCCATTTCCAGCTCTGAAAGCTGTTTTTCGGTAATTTTACCAGCTTGAAATTGCCCAACCGCTTCAAAAGTATCCCTTACCATAGAACGTCTTTTTTTATCATACATCCCAGTCATCATAGCACCTGCGGTAACAACAATCGCCGGTATGTTAAGTCTTGCAGCAGCCATAAGCATTCCCGGCGTAACTTTATCGCAATTTGACAAAAGAATAAGACCATCTAACATGTGTGCGTTTGCAACGGTTTCCACTAAATCGGCAATTATTTCTCTTGAACCAAGCGAATAATGCATGCCGCTGTGTCCCATAGCTATACCATCGCATACCGCAGGAGCGCCGAAAATAAAAGGAACTCCCCCGCCGGCGGCAATGCCTCTTTCTACATATCTCTCCAAATCGCGCATTGCAACATGACCCGGAACTAAATCCGTAAATGACGAGGCAATACCTATAAAAGGTTTATCTAAATCTCCTGGACTTATTCCTGTAGAATACAATAAACATCTGTTAGGCGCTCTTACTGCACCTCTTTTTATTTGATCGCTTCTCATTTAAAACTCCATTTCTTACTTAATTTTACAAATTTACAAAATTCTTGTCTTCTTGCCTTTTCGATTTGATATCTATATTATGTATAATTGACATTTTATTGAGTATTATATCAAATCTTTATGCATAATGCATATGCATCAAACGGATTTAATTTTTTACTTAAAAAACACAAAAAATAAACTCAGTATATTTACTCTTTACCCTCTTTTATTGTAGCATTGTGTGAATATTCTTTTTTCAGAAACTTTGTGGACTAAAGGAAGTAGTTTAACATGCTCTGCTGCCATTTATATTTGTATCTTACGGCACTTGCAGTAAAAAAACAGGATAAATATCTAAATTAATAATAATCCGATTTCTTTAAGTCCGGAAATTTACGTCCCGATTTTACGCATATTATATATTTAGCCTAGCCGGAGACTTGAATTTTTTTTTAAAATAGATATAATTGATTATAGAAAAGACGCTTAGTTCCGACGTAGCTCAATGGTGGAGCAATCGGCTGTTAACCGATCGGCTGCTGGTTCGAGTCCAGCCGTCGGAGTTTTTAATTCCAAGATATACAAATCCTGCTTAAATAGCAGGATTTTTTTGTTTTACCTTGAAAACCGCCTGTACTAATGTGCTATAATAAATAGTGGAGATGGAAAATGGACACAAAATTTTCACAAAAGGCTTTGACTTTTGATGATGTTTTATTGATTCCACAATACTCAAAAATACTTCCAAAAAATGTTCTGTTAGCCACAAATCTTACTAAAAAAATTAAATTGAACATTCCACTTATGAGCGCGGGTATGGATACCGTAACAGAATCTAAAATGGCTATTGCCATTGCAAGAGAGGGCGGTATAGGAATAATACACAAAAATATGTCTATTAAAGAGCAAGCCTCAGAAGTTGACTATGTTAAAAGAAGCGACAACGGCGTCATATACGATCCTTTTTCTTTAAAAAAATACAACACTCTCAAGGAAGCTAAAGAACTTGTCGCAAGATACAAAATTTCGGGCGTTCCCATCATTGAAGACAACGGCAGGCTTATAGGCATAATCACCAACAGAGATATGCGTTTTGAAACAGATAATAACAAAAAAGTTTCAGAAATAATGACAAAAGATAATCTCGTTACCGCAAAAGTAGACACTTCTTTTCAAGAAGCAAAAGAAATATTACAAGGCAAAAAAATAGAAAAACTTCCTTTAGTCGATGAAAATTTCATTTTGAAAGGACTTATTACGATTAAAGATCTAGAAAAAGCCATCTGTTTTCCAAATTCCTCAAAAGATGAAAGAGGACGACTCCTCGCCGGAGCAGCAATAGGCATTACAAAAGATATGCTTGAACGGGTGAAAGCTCTAATTGATGCTAACGTCGACGTTTTGGTCGTAGATACAGCTCACGGACACAGTCAGGGAGTTTTAGATGCAGTAAAGAAAATAAAAGAAACTTTCCCGCAGGAGCAGGTAATAGCGGGGAATATAGCTACGGCAGAAGCCGCACAAGATTTAATCAAAGCCGGAGCTGACGCAATTAAAGTCGGCATAGGTCCCGGAGCAATATGCACTACAAGAGTTGTAACAGGCGTAGGAGTTCCGCAGATCACGGCAATCTACAATTGCGCTCAAGTTGCAAAAAAATACAACATCCCCGTTATAT
This genomic interval from Candidatus Endomicrobiellum trichonymphae contains the following:
- the ilvD gene encoding dihydroxy-acid dehydratase; the protein is MRSDQIKRGAVRAPNRCLLYSTGISPGDLDKPFIGIASSFTDLVPGHVAMRDLERYVERGIAAGGGVPFIFGAPAVCDGIAMGHSGMHYSLGSREIIADLVETVANAHMLDGLILLSNCDKVTPGMLMAAARLNIPAIVVTAGAMMTGMYDKKRRSMVRDTFEAVGQFQAGKITEKQLSELEMAACPGAGACQGMYTANTMACLTETMGMSMRGCATTLAVSAKKKRIAYESGIRVVELVKKDVKPRDILTLAAFKNAIVADMALGGSTNTVLHLPAIANEAGIELPLELFDEISKKTPQIACLEPAGDHYMEDLDNAGGIPAVLFAIQKNLAHSKTVSGFDIIEIANSAEILDEYVIRAKNPYKPEGGIAILRGNIAPRGCVVKQAAVSEKMKVFSGRARVFNSEDNAMKAILDNKIVPGDIVVIRYEGPAGGPGMREMLSPTSALHGMGLSDSVALLTDGRFSGGTRGPCIGHISPEAAADGAIVAINEGDTININIPERTLNVELTDDEIKARIGKVIKPEPKIKTGYMARYAKLVQSADTGAVLK
- a CDS encoding PASTA domain-containing protein is translated as MERLFKLFIILIIIGIVFYFAFNIIMGALVHNKKEVVLPNVVGKSIYNAVEELSNAGFGLKKDGEELNQNVPAGVILRQNPSAGMSVREGKLVRVTISQGGEMIYVPNLVGQTVRSADISLRYSTLVMGEVSKKYSLKMGKGTVLSQDIAAGSSVDKDSVVNIIVSDGPPPEGVVLMPDFVNKNLEEAGIWAAHCGIALNIAGEKFSGIRTNIVLRQLPEADTDVTDLESVSLWLSA
- the ilvB gene encoding biosynthetic-type acetolactate synthase large subunit translates to MEKKTGSQILVESLLKEKVEVIFGLPGGQALPMFDAIHGSGLNFILTRHEQGASHMADGYARSTGKPGVCLVTSGPGATNIVTGLGTAYTDSVPLVAFTGQVATSVIGQDAFQEADTIGITRPVTKHNFLVKDVKYLANTIKEAFYIATSGRPGPVLVDIPIDVQRGLCEFVYPERVEIRSYKPNYNGHPGQIKKAVNIINKSEKPVLYIGTGVIISEAEDEILKISKKADIPVTNTLLAIGAYPHDTNLSLGMLGMHGTFCANRAIQAADVIIAVGARFDDRCTGKVCDFAKKAKIIHVDIDPTAISKVVDVDIPVVGDAKAVLKEMLTLIDKKERKGWIKTVDAWKAEHPLSYDRDDDKLHPQYVIEKISEFTKGEAIVTTEVGQHQMWSAQYYKAKYPRLFLSSGGLGTMGFGYPAAIGAKIGNPDKEVIVIAGDGSFQMNMQEMAVSVLNDVNVKVVILNNQYLGNVRQWQEMFYGKRYSHSCLARRKECPQLCNTPNRDTCPVYVPDFVKWAQSYGVLGIRVTDKKDVDSALKKMLETKSSVVLDVCVEMEENIFPMVPAGASLDDVITRMSV
- the rpe gene encoding ribulose-phosphate 3-epimerase translates to MIIIPSILSADFAALKHDLKMIEKSGAEWVHIDVMDGHFVPNITVGPVVVKSLRKETELFFDIHLMITNPEKYWRKFKEAGADLITFHSEISAEKKKLVEDIRSSGIKAGISIKPKTSVSEIEALLPYLNLVLIMTVEPGFGGQSFMDNMVAKIKVLRKVIDENNYDCLIEVDGGINSRTASICIDAGADALVSGSYIFAAENPLEAVKSFFV
- the ilvN gene encoding acetolactate synthase small subunit is translated as MRHTVSVLVENKFGVLARISTLFAARGFNIDSLNVSETEDPAISRMTIVVKGDYSILEQVTKQLNKLVDVIKVNDFNNVEYVERGLALIKINIKKSTRNEVLQLIEIFRSRIIDVSQDSIIVEITGDGDKIRAFIKMVMPYGIKETCKTGIVALGRG
- the ilvC gene encoding ketol-acid reductoisomerase, producing MKEARMYYENDADLSLLKEKTIAVLGYGSQGHAHALNLKDSGLNVIVAQRPGGDNYKKAIEDGWKPVSVAEAVKQVDWVHILLPDEVQKKVWEEDIKPNIKKDVILSFAHGFNIRFKQIIPTPDLDVIMIAPKGPGHLVRRQYEEGKGVPCLIAVEQNASGKAKDFALAYAKGIGGTRGGVLETTFAEETETDLFGEQVVLCGGLVELINSGFETLVAAGYQPEIAYFECLHEVKLIVDLIFEGGFGKMNYSVSDTAEYGEYVSGKRIITDSTREAMKKVLADIQSGKFANNWLEENRTGRPFFKKERKDVSERTVEKVGARLRSKMSWIKK
- the guaB gene encoding IMP dehydrogenase → MDTKFSQKALTFDDVLLIPQYSKILPKNVLLATNLTKKIKLNIPLMSAGMDTVTESKMAIAIAREGGIGIIHKNMSIKEQASEVDYVKRSDNGVIYDPFSLKKYNTLKEAKELVARYKISGVPIIEDNGRLIGIITNRDMRFETDNNKKVSEIMTKDNLVTAKVDTSFQEAKEILQGKKIEKLPLVDENFILKGLITIKDLEKAICFPNSSKDERGRLLAGAAIGITKDMLERVKALIDANVDVLVVDTAHGHSQGVLDAVKKIKETFPQEQVIAGNIATAEAAQDLIKAGADAIKVGIGPGAICTTRVVTGVGVPQITAIYNCAQVAKKYNIPVICDGGIKYSGDIPKAIAAGANVCMMGSLFAGTKESPGEDIIYNGRPFKTYRGMGSSSAMAAGSNDRYFQDNTKKLVAEGVEGRIPYTGVVPDVVYQLIGGLRAAMGYCGVKTIQELKEKGQFVKITAAGLAENHPHDIFITKEESNYSGGKY